One genomic window of Ruminococcus gauvreauii includes the following:
- a CDS encoding InlB B-repeat-containing protein yields MVQTRKKYGKLLKALCFLAVLFLCSAVECRADLKSSDALQNSEWTLLTEYEIGNNTANLQAMCSTDKYVVCLINASNAAPEPDTLVAFYKGSTDENGNEVRPYSYAKSVTEMDYEHGNGMAYNPYTRELVIAGGRNLSPENKGCLFIVDADTLKFKRKVKISDDWNVQAIDFSLTNNNYLIQKSGDGGFGFVEADLDFNITNELGDMIDLGGAGTFQDLCVCGDDIISIPYNKNTKYNGTVQVYSRKEQQLLGQYQLSLASDSEIVEAESISELSPGSFVLGCAIRNPRRIALYGATLPMAYNIETSIENGTITESAEGIDLGSDYTIEYQPIENYEVKEITVDDQPVTVREYKESYLFSSLTRDHRINVICTEIPKFEIETDAVNGTIDEKQLIYRDKDVTVEFAPDEHYEIDKLVVDGKDAVPDKDQTSVTFKKIKTPHSVSVTFKEIPAYMVTAEAKNGTVSKKASRVYSDENYTVSFKPAKDYVLKNIYVDGVKVKHIVNDEEFTFANIQRPHDIQVIYVWKYTVFLWVLCAALAAVGASYVVLSVKRFQKKKKRRAELEVLRIENRVEYPEPEEDPEE; encoded by the coding sequence ATGGTACAAACTAGAAAAAAATACGGAAAATTGCTGAAAGCACTGTGTTTTCTGGCAGTCCTTTTTCTGTGCAGTGCGGTAGAATGCCGGGCGGATCTGAAATCCTCAGATGCCCTTCAGAATTCTGAGTGGACACTGCTTACAGAATATGAGATTGGGAATAACACGGCGAATCTTCAGGCTATGTGCAGTACGGACAAGTATGTGGTATGCCTGATCAATGCATCAAACGCGGCTCCGGAGCCGGATACCCTTGTGGCTTTTTATAAGGGAAGTACGGATGAGAACGGAAACGAGGTGCGCCCTTACAGCTATGCAAAATCTGTCACGGAGATGGATTATGAGCATGGGAATGGAATGGCGTATAATCCCTATACACGGGAACTTGTGATCGCAGGAGGAAGAAATCTGAGTCCTGAGAATAAAGGCTGTCTTTTTATCGTTGATGCGGACACGCTGAAATTCAAACGCAAGGTTAAAATTTCAGATGACTGGAATGTTCAGGCGATTGATTTCAGCCTCACTAATAATAATTATCTGATTCAAAAAAGCGGAGACGGCGGATTTGGGTTCGTCGAAGCTGATCTGGATTTTAATATTACCAATGAACTTGGCGACATGATCGATCTCGGTGGTGCAGGTACGTTTCAGGATCTGTGTGTCTGCGGAGATGATATCATCAGTATTCCGTATAACAAGAATACAAAATACAACGGGACGGTCCAGGTATACTCCAGAAAGGAGCAGCAGCTGCTGGGACAGTATCAGCTGTCGCTGGCGTCCGATTCAGAGATCGTGGAGGCTGAATCAATCTCGGAGTTATCACCGGGAAGTTTTGTGCTGGGCTGCGCCATCAGGAATCCCCGCAGGATCGCGCTGTATGGGGCGACGCTGCCCATGGCATATAATATAGAAACATCTATCGAAAACGGTACGATCACCGAATCGGCGGAGGGCATCGATCTTGGCAGCGATTACACGATAGAGTATCAGCCGATTGAAAATTATGAGGTAAAAGAGATCACGGTTGACGATCAGCCGGTGACGGTCAGGGAGTATAAAGAGTCCTATCTGTTTTCGAGTTTGACGAGGGACCACAGGATTAACGTCATCTGCACGGAAATTCCGAAGTTCGAAATTGAGACGGATGCTGTAAACGGAACGATTGATGAAAAACAGCTGATCTACCGCGATAAGGACGTCACAGTGGAGTTTGCGCCGGATGAGCATTATGAGATTGATAAACTGGTTGTCGACGGAAAAGATGCGGTGCCGGATAAAGATCAGACATCGGTTACGTTTAAAAAGATTAAGACTCCGCACAGCGTCTCTGTAACATTTAAAGAGATTCCTGCGTATATGGTGACGGCTGAGGCTAAAAACGGCACCGTTTCGAAGAAAGCGAGCCGTGTTTACAGCGATGAAAACTATACGGTTTCCTTTAAACCGGCAAAAGACTATGTATTGAAGAATATCTATGTGGATGGTGTGAAGGTAAAACACATCGTGAATGATGAAGAATTTACATTTGCAAATATCCAGAGACCGCATGATATTCAGGTGATTTATGTATGGAAATACACAGTCTTTCTGTGGGTGCTCTGTGCAGCACTTGCAGCTGTCGGAGCAAGCTATGTGGTTTTAAGTGTAAAACGATTCCAGAAGAAGAAAAAACGCAGGGCAGAGCTTGAGGTTCTCCGCATTGAGAACCGGGTCGAGTATCCGGAACCGGAAGAGGATCCAGAAGAATAG
- a CDS encoding DUF6077 domain-containing protein, with amino-acid sequence MTLSQIGMLILLMGIVPMMLGMLYTKFAREERDSLILNYCSGIIVMMALCELLAVPMIFMHTTLTVMLRIYGGVIAVLCVLSLILNVTFYGKMLVSFFKRAAALPWQSWAAVLIIVLQAAVLAVGQHVDDDDSFYVGAAAAAVETDSMFEVDPYTGETYDELPSRYVLSPFPVFVAVIGAITGVHVTIIAHTIFPIVFIPFAYMIYAMLGRRLFGDKKEAVGYFLILAAAVYIFSGYSVYTQGTFLLIRVWQGKAVLAGALLPGVFYYGLRAYGKNHHPLDYIMLGALMLACCLVSSMGIMLGAVVLGLLAVVSAVRFWNGKIILFSFLCCIPNIVYSVIYLIIK; translated from the coding sequence ATGACACTTTCTCAGATTGGCATGCTGATTTTACTCATGGGGATCGTCCCCATGATGCTCGGCATGCTGTATACCAAATTTGCAAGGGAAGAAAGGGATTCGCTGATCCTGAACTATTGTTCAGGAATCATTGTTATGATGGCTTTATGCGAGCTGCTGGCGGTTCCCATGATTTTTATGCACACGACATTGACGGTGATGCTCCGCATATACGGCGGAGTAATTGCCGTTTTGTGCGTGTTGTCGCTGATTCTGAACGTGACTTTTTATGGAAAGATGCTGGTATCATTCTTTAAACGGGCAGCAGCATTGCCGTGGCAGTCATGGGCCGCAGTCCTGATCATTGTGCTGCAGGCTGCCGTGCTCGCGGTGGGGCAGCATGTGGATGATGATGATTCTTTCTACGTGGGAGCTGCGGCAGCGGCGGTGGAGACGGATTCCATGTTTGAAGTGGATCCGTATACCGGGGAGACGTATGATGAGCTGCCGTCCCGTTATGTACTTTCTCCGTTTCCTGTTTTTGTAGCGGTCATCGGTGCGATTACCGGTGTACATGTAACGATTATCGCACATACCATCTTTCCGATTGTTTTCATTCCTTTTGCCTACATGATCTATGCGATGCTTGGCAGAAGGCTGTTCGGAGATAAAAAGGAGGCGGTGGGGTATTTTCTGATCCTGGCTGCTGCAGTTTATATCTTCTCCGGATATTCCGTGTATACGCAGGGAACGTTTCTGCTGATCCGTGTCTGGCAGGGAAAAGCCGTACTGGCAGGGGCGCTGCTTCCGGGGGTGTTCTATTACGGGCTTCGGGCCTATGGAAAGAATCATCATCCGCTGGACTATATCATGCTGGGGGCGCTGATGCTGGCCTGCTGCCTTGTCTCATCGATGGGAATCATGCTGGGGGCAGTGGTGCTCGGCCTGCTGGCGGTTGTCAGCGCCGTGAGATTCTGGAATGGAAAGATTATCTTATTCAGCTTTTTGTGTTGTATTCCGAATATCGTATATTCGGTAATCTATCTGATCATCAAATAA